From Pelomicrobium methylotrophicum, one genomic window encodes:
- a CDS encoding D-amino acid dehydrogenase: MEILVLGAGVIGVTSAWYLAEAGHRVTVLEREPGPALETSYANGGQVSVSHAEPWANPDAPAKLLRWLWREDAPLKFRPRWEAAQWAWGARFLLECFPSRTRRNAAAIAALARLSGASLKALRARTGIEYDQLTRGILHVFTEPGDYEAARRKLPELTKLGLTLELKSAAECVAIEPALEGSRAPIQGGLFCPDDESGDARKFTQALAVLAAQRGVAFHYETRIDGLEVDGGRVAGVRVRADGGSEILRAEAYVVCLGSDSPRLLAPLGERLPIYPVKGYSVTLPAGPGAPTVSLTDEAKKLVLSRLGERLRVAGMAELAGYDLALDARRCALILERVFELFPRAGDRAAAECWTGLRPATPGNVPVIGRSRRFENLFLNTGHGTLGWTLSCGSARVLAELVDGRSPAIEFPFWGRR; this comes from the coding sequence ATGGAGATTCTCGTCCTGGGTGCTGGCGTGATCGGCGTCACGAGCGCCTGGTATTTGGCGGAAGCGGGCCACCGCGTCACCGTCCTCGAGCGTGAGCCTGGCCCGGCGCTGGAGACCAGCTACGCCAACGGCGGTCAGGTATCCGTGAGCCACGCCGAGCCTTGGGCCAACCCCGATGCACCCGCGAAACTCCTGCGCTGGCTTTGGCGTGAAGACGCGCCGCTCAAGTTCCGCCCGCGGTGGGAGGCGGCCCAATGGGCCTGGGGCGCGCGCTTCCTGCTGGAATGCTTTCCGTCGCGTACCCGGCGCAATGCGGCGGCCATCGCGGCGCTGGCCCGCTTGAGCGGCGCCAGCCTCAAGGCGCTGCGCGCTCGCACCGGCATCGAATACGACCAGCTCACCCGCGGCATCCTGCACGTGTTCACCGAACCGGGCGACTATGAGGCGGCACGGCGCAAGCTGCCCGAGCTGACGAAGCTCGGCCTCACGCTGGAATTGAAGTCAGCCGCCGAGTGCGTGGCGATCGAGCCGGCCCTGGAAGGCAGCCGCGCGCCGATCCAGGGCGGCTTGTTCTGCCCGGATGATGAGTCGGGGGATGCGCGCAAGTTCACCCAGGCCCTGGCGGTCCTGGCGGCTCAGCGCGGCGTTGCATTTCACTACGAGACCCGGATCGATGGGCTGGAAGTCGACGGTGGTCGAGTGGCGGGGGTGCGGGTGAGGGCGGACGGCGGGAGCGAAATCCTGCGCGCCGAGGCTTACGTGGTCTGTCTCGGCAGCGATAGCCCGCGGCTGCTCGCTCCGCTGGGCGAGCGCCTGCCCATCTACCCGGTGAAGGGCTACTCGGTGACGCTTCCGGCAGGTCCCGGCGCGCCCACGGTGAGCCTGACCGATGAGGCGAAGAAGCTCGTCCTCTCGCGCCTGGGAGAGCGGCTCCGGGTGGCCGGGATGGCAGAGCTCGCGGGCTACGACCTGGCGCTTGATGCGCGCCGTTGCGCGCTGATCCTGGAGCGCGTGTTCGAGCTGTTTCCCCGGGCCGGGGACCGGGCGGCCGCCGAGTGCTGGACGGGCTTGCGTCCCGCGACTCCGGGCAACGTGCCAGTGATCGGCCGCTCGCGGCGCTTCGAGAACCTTTTCCTGAACACGGGCCATGGTACCCTCGGCTGGACCCTCTCGTGCGGCTCCGCCCGGGTGCTGGCCGAGCTGGTGGACGGGCGCTCGCCCGCCATCGAATTTCCCTTCTGGGGACGGCGCTGA
- a CDS encoding GNAT family N-acetyltransferase — translation MTQQRPTIEYRHNFPLAAAQVAALFDASGIRRPTDDLMRIERMLANANLVISAWHQDTLVGVCRALTDFSYCCYLSDLAVHRAFQKQGIGRELIARVRSAIGEQVALILLSSPEAMEYYPKLGFENIKNGFIIKRAR, via the coding sequence ATGACGCAACAACGGCCAACCATCGAGTACCGTCATAACTTTCCCCTCGCCGCCGCGCAAGTGGCTGCGCTCTTTGACGCCTCCGGTATCCGCCGCCCGACTGACGATTTGATGCGGATCGAACGCATGTTGGCCAATGCAAACCTCGTGATTTCCGCCTGGCACCAAGACACTCTGGTGGGCGTGTGTCGTGCGCTCACTGATTTCAGCTATTGTTGCTACTTGTCCGATCTCGCTGTGCACCGGGCTTTCCAAAAACAGGGCATCGGCCGCGAGCTCATCGCCCGGGTTCGCTCAGCCATCGGCGAGCAAGTGGCGCTTATCCTCTTGTCCTCCCCCGAAGCGATGGAGTATTACCCCAAGCTCGGTTTCGAGAACATCAAAAATGGTTTCATCATCAAACGAGCCCGTTGA